The proteins below are encoded in one region of Telopea speciosissima isolate NSW1024214 ecotype Mountain lineage chromosome 10, Tspe_v1, whole genome shotgun sequence:
- the LOC122643108 gene encoding glutathione reductase, chloroplastic-like isoform X3: MAASIGAQKVSFSSSTLHSLCRQIPNSLAPRSLPAISSPILIKPLKYNSHGRGFFNPYHCFTVRAESSNGAEPRHFDFDLFTIGAGSGGVRASRFAANYGASVAICELPFATISSDSTGGVGGTCVLRGCVPKKLFVYSSKHSHDFEESCGFGWKYESDPKHDWGTMMANKNAELQRLTGIYKNTLKNAGVTLIEGRGKIVDPHTVDVDGKVYTARHILISVGGRPFIPDIPGSEYVIDSDMALDLPSKPKKIAIVGGGYIAVEFAGIFNGLMSEVHIFIRQKKLLRGFDEEIRDFLAEQMSLKGIELHTEESPQAVIKAPDGSLSLKTNKGTVDGFSHVMFATGRKPNTKNLGLEAVGVKMAEGGAIEVDEYSRTTVPSIWAVGDVTDRVNLTPVALMEGGAFAKSVFGNEPTKPNYSAIPSAVFSQPPIGQVGLTEEQAVREYGDIDVFTANFRPLKATLSGLPDRIVMKLIVCAKTNKVIGLHICGEDAAEIVQGFAVAVKAGLTKADFDATVGIHPTAAEELVTMRNPTRKIRKSPPAEGKADVESKAAAGV, from the exons atgGCGGCCTCAATAGGGGCTCAAAAggtttccttctcttcttcgaCCCTTCATAGCCTATGCAGACAAATACCTAATTCTCTAGCGCCCAGGTCTCTTCCTGCTATTTCCTCTCCTATCCTAATTAAACCCTTAAAGTACAACTCTCACGGGCGTGGTTTCTTCAATCCTTATCATTGTTTCACGGTTCGAGCGGAATCCAGTAACGGCGCGGAACCTCGACACTTCGATTTCGACCTGTTTACGATTGGTGCTGGGAGCGGTGGTGTACGAGCGTCTCGTTTTGCTGCTAATTACGGTGCCTCTGTTGCAATCTGCGAGCTTCCCTTTGCTACTATTTCATCCGATAGTACCGGTGGTGTTGGTGGAAC TTGTGTACTGCGGGGATGTGTTCCAAAGAAATTATTTGTGTATTCATCCAAACATTCCCATGATTTTGAAGAGAGCTGTGGCTTTGGATGGAAGTATGAATCCGACCCTAAGCATGATTGGGGCACTATGATGGCTAACAAGAATGCTGAGTTGCAGCGCCTTACTGGAATCTACAAGAACACTCTAAAAAATGCAGGGGTGACATTAATTGAAGGACGTGGAAAG ATTGTGGACCCACACACCGTTGATGTGGATGGGAAAGTATACACGGCAAGGCATATTCTGATTTCAGTTGGGGGACGGCCCTTCATTCCTGATATTCCTGGAAGTGAATATGTTATAGACTCTGATATGGCACTTGATTTGCCCTCAAAACCCAAGAAGATTGCAATTGTTGGGGGTGGGTATATAGCTGTAGAATTTGCCGGTATTTTCAATGGTTTGATGAGTGAAGTCCACATATTTATTCGGCAGAAGAAACTTTTAAGAGGCTTTGATGAGGAG ATCAGAGATTTTCTTGCTGAACAGATGTCTCTAAAAGGAATTGAGTTACATACAGAGGAATCGCCTCAGGCAGTCATAAAAGCACCAGATGGTTCACTCTCTCTAAAGACAAACAAAGGAACTGTTGATGGTTTCTCACATGTTATGTTTGCAACAGGACGTAAACCAAACACAAAG AACTTAGGACTGGAAGCAGTTGGGGTGAAAATGGCCGAGGGTGGAGCTATAGAG GTTGATGAATACTCCCGAACAACGGTTCCTTCTATTTGGGCTGTGGGTGATGTTACAGATAGAGTGAATTTGACTCCTGTTGCATTGATGGAGGGAGGTGCATTTGCAAAATCTGTGTTTGGGAATGAACCCACGAAACCCAATTATAG CGCCATACCATCTGCTGTGTTTTCTCAGCCACCTATCGGACAAGTTGGTCTTACTGAAGAACAG GCTGTCCGAGAATACGGTGACATTGATGTCTTCACAGCAAACTTCAGACCCTTGAAGGCTACTCTCTCTGGACTCCCAGACAGGATCGTCATGAAACTCATAGTCTGTGCTAAGACAAACAAAGTTATAGGGTTGCATATTTGCGGGGAAGATGCAGCAGAGATAGTTCAG GGATTTGCTGTTGCTGTGAAAgctggactgacaaaggcagacTTTGATGCGACAGTGGGTATTCATCCTACAGCTGCTGAGGAGCTTGTCACAATGAGGAATCCAACCAGGAAGATTCGAAAGAGCCCACCAGCCGAG GGAAAGGCTGACGTTGAGTCTAAAGCAGCGGCAGGTGTTTAG
- the LOC122643108 gene encoding glutathione reductase, chloroplastic-like isoform X1, with protein MAASIGAQKVSFSSSTLHSLCRQIPNSLAPRSLPAISSPILIKPLKYNSHGRGFFNPYHCFTVRAESSNGAEPRHFDFDLFTIGAGSGGVRASRFAANYGASVAICELPFATISSDSTGGVGGTCVLRGCVPKKLFVYSSKHSHDFEESCGFGWKYESDPKHDWGTMMANKNAELQRLTGIYKNTLKNAGVTLIEGRGKIVDPHTVDVDGKVYTARHILISVGGRPFIPDIPGSEYVIDSDMALDLPSKPKKIAIVGGGYIAVEFAGIFNGLMSEVHIFIRQKKLLRGFDEEIRDFLAEQMSLKGIELHTEESPQAVIKAPDGSLSLKTNKGTVDGFSHVMFATGRKPNTKNLGLEAVGVKMAEGGAIEVDEYSRTTVPSIWAVGDVTDRVNLTPVALMEGGAFAKSVFGNEPTKPNYSAIPSAVFSQPPIGQVGLTEEQAVREYGDIDVFTANFRPLKATLSGLPDRIVMKLIVCAKTNKVIGLHICGEDAAEIVQGFAVAVKAGLTKADFDATVGIHPTAAEELVTMRNPTRKIRKSPPAEVGYHPDHWQMTKSNYLKKKKK; from the exons atgGCGGCCTCAATAGGGGCTCAAAAggtttccttctcttcttcgaCCCTTCATAGCCTATGCAGACAAATACCTAATTCTCTAGCGCCCAGGTCTCTTCCTGCTATTTCCTCTCCTATCCTAATTAAACCCTTAAAGTACAACTCTCACGGGCGTGGTTTCTTCAATCCTTATCATTGTTTCACGGTTCGAGCGGAATCCAGTAACGGCGCGGAACCTCGACACTTCGATTTCGACCTGTTTACGATTGGTGCTGGGAGCGGTGGTGTACGAGCGTCTCGTTTTGCTGCTAATTACGGTGCCTCTGTTGCAATCTGCGAGCTTCCCTTTGCTACTATTTCATCCGATAGTACCGGTGGTGTTGGTGGAAC TTGTGTACTGCGGGGATGTGTTCCAAAGAAATTATTTGTGTATTCATCCAAACATTCCCATGATTTTGAAGAGAGCTGTGGCTTTGGATGGAAGTATGAATCCGACCCTAAGCATGATTGGGGCACTATGATGGCTAACAAGAATGCTGAGTTGCAGCGCCTTACTGGAATCTACAAGAACACTCTAAAAAATGCAGGGGTGACATTAATTGAAGGACGTGGAAAG ATTGTGGACCCACACACCGTTGATGTGGATGGGAAAGTATACACGGCAAGGCATATTCTGATTTCAGTTGGGGGACGGCCCTTCATTCCTGATATTCCTGGAAGTGAATATGTTATAGACTCTGATATGGCACTTGATTTGCCCTCAAAACCCAAGAAGATTGCAATTGTTGGGGGTGGGTATATAGCTGTAGAATTTGCCGGTATTTTCAATGGTTTGATGAGTGAAGTCCACATATTTATTCGGCAGAAGAAACTTTTAAGAGGCTTTGATGAGGAG ATCAGAGATTTTCTTGCTGAACAGATGTCTCTAAAAGGAATTGAGTTACATACAGAGGAATCGCCTCAGGCAGTCATAAAAGCACCAGATGGTTCACTCTCTCTAAAGACAAACAAAGGAACTGTTGATGGTTTCTCACATGTTATGTTTGCAACAGGACGTAAACCAAACACAAAG AACTTAGGACTGGAAGCAGTTGGGGTGAAAATGGCCGAGGGTGGAGCTATAGAG GTTGATGAATACTCCCGAACAACGGTTCCTTCTATTTGGGCTGTGGGTGATGTTACAGATAGAGTGAATTTGACTCCTGTTGCATTGATGGAGGGAGGTGCATTTGCAAAATCTGTGTTTGGGAATGAACCCACGAAACCCAATTATAG CGCCATACCATCTGCTGTGTTTTCTCAGCCACCTATCGGACAAGTTGGTCTTACTGAAGAACAG GCTGTCCGAGAATACGGTGACATTGATGTCTTCACAGCAAACTTCAGACCCTTGAAGGCTACTCTCTCTGGACTCCCAGACAGGATCGTCATGAAACTCATAGTCTGTGCTAAGACAAACAAAGTTATAGGGTTGCATATTTGCGGGGAAGATGCAGCAGAGATAGTTCAG GGATTTGCTGTTGCTGTGAAAgctggactgacaaaggcagacTTTGATGCGACAGTGGGTATTCATCCTACAGCTGCTGAGGAGCTTGTCACAATGAGGAATCCAACCAGGAAGATTCGAAAGAGCCCACCAGCCGAG
- the LOC122644030 gene encoding photosystem II reaction center W protein, chloroplastic: MATITASNPTSLVLRAGLVQRGSAGAMPSPVLGLPALVKKGRVVCSMEEKPNASNNSSMGMSVSLVAAATAAATAATAAMSSPAMALVDERMSTEGTGLPFGLSNNTLGWILLGVFALIWTLYITYTSSLDEDEESGLSL, encoded by the exons atggCCACCATCACTGCAAGCAACCCAACCTCACTGGTCTTGAGAGCCGGCCTTGTCCAGAGGGGTTCGGCGGGTGCCATGCCGTCGCCTGTTCTTG GGTTGCCGGCACTTGTAAAGAAGGGTCGTGTGGTTTGTTCCATGGAGGAGAAGCCTAATGCATCTAACAACTCAAGCATGGGCATGAGTGTATCACTGGTGGCAGCGGCAACTGCGGCGGCTACGGCGGCTACGGCGGCGATGTCGAGCCCGGCCATGGCTTTGGTGGATGAGAGAATGAGCACAGAAGGAACAGGACTTCCCTTTGGCTTGAGCAACAACACACTTGGGTGGATCCTGTTGGGTGTTTTTGCTCTCATCTGGACTCTTTACATCACTTACACTTCCTCTCTGGATGAGGATGAAGAATCAGGATTGTCTCTCTGA
- the LOC122643736 gene encoding probable galacturonosyltransferase 6 yields the protein MSILWFLKQDLRYQRKIFILSLLCISIVASTVLVFDRLKNLTPSAAHNVLIEDLSSIKYRSEALKVNLIPQENSHGLKEPALVVYKDGEFGSVVSEDSSDENLKLEDSDTSLWGGDGSDLDDQNENQRSSTSITSEEKWKQEKSTQTTEQRAKPSKIQRVTDKKIREVKDQVIRAVAYLNFASPNSNPHIVKELKLRIREVERTVGEATKDSDLSWRALQKMRSMETSLSKASHFCTDCYAMSTKLRAMTNNREEQATRHRDQATYLVHLAARTTPKGLHCLSMQLTADYFALQPEERELSNRHEKLHDPDLYHFAIFTDNVLACAVVVNSTVASSMEPKKISFHVVTDFLNLPAITMWFLLNPPGEASIEIQSMDNFERMSSKYNSALEKQYFQSQDPRYASVLNHLRFYLPEIFPELKKIVLLDHDVVVQRDLRGLWKIDMKGKVNAAVETCGEGSPSLRWMNQLINFSDPTITKKFNATACTWAFGMNVFDLQEWRRKDLTAVYHNYLQLGNRRQLWKMGSLPLGLVTFYNRTVAIDPRWHILGLGHDSGVRRSEIERAAVIHYDGTMKPWLDIAIAAYKDYWNKYLNYDNSYLQHCNIHE from the exons ATGTCAATACTGTGGTTCTTGAAACAGGATCTGAGATACCAGAGAAAGATTTTCATTCTCTCATTGCTCTGCATCTCCATTGTTGCTTCCACTGTTTTAGTCTTCGATAGACTTAAAAATCTTACTCCTTCTGCTG CACACAATGTACTTATTGAGGATTTATCGAGTATT AAATACAGGTCCGAAGCTCTGAAAGTGAACTTGATCCCACag GAAAACAGCCATGGATTGAAAGAGCCGGCGCTAGTTGTTTACAAAGATGGGGAATTTGGTTCTGTAGTTAGTGAGGATTCTTCAGATGAGAATTTGAAGCTCGAGGACAGTGATACCAGTCTTTGGGGAGGAGATG GATCTGATCTCGATGACCAGAATGAAAATCAACGGAGTTCAACCTCAATCACTTCTGAAGAAAAG TGGAAGCAGGAGAAGTCCACCCAAACCACTGAACAACGGGCAAAACCTTCCAAGATTCAGAGAGTAACTGACAAGAAGATAAGAGAAGTGAAAGATCAAGTCATCAGGGCTGTGGCTTATCTGAATTTTGCATCTCCAAACAGCAATCCCCATATAGTGAAAGAGTTGAAATTGCGGATAAGAGAGGTAGAACGAACAGTGGGTGAAGCCACCAAAGATTctgatttatcttggag AGCTTTGCAGAAAATGAGATCCATGGAGACTTCTTTATCCAAAGCCAGTCATTTTTGCACCGACTGCTATGCCATGTCAACAAAGCTCCGTGCTATGACGAATAATAGAGAGGAACAGGCTACGAGGCACAGGGACCAGGCAACATATCTTGTTCATCTGGCTGCCAGGACTACTCCAAAGGGTCTTCACTGCCTCTCTATGCAGCTCACTGCTGATTATTTTGCCCTACAGCCTGAGGAGAGGGAGCTCTCTAACAGGCATGAAAAATTGCATGACCCAGATCTCTATCATTTTGCTATTTTCACTGACAATGTCCTCGCGTGTGCAGTTGTGGTTAACTCCACTGTAGCATCATCCATG GAACcgaaaaaaatttcttttcatgTGGTGACCGATTTCCTCAATCTCCCAGCAATAACAATGTGGTTCTTGTTGAACCCTCCTGGTGAAGCCTCTATCGAGATTCAGAGCATGGACAATTTTGAACGGATGTCCTCCAAGTACAATTCGGCATTGGAAAAACAATACTTTCAGTCTCAGGACCCGAGATATGCTTCAGTGCTGAACCATCTCCGTTTCTATCTGCCAGAGATCTTCCCTGAATTAAAAAAGATTGTGCTTCTTGACCATGATGTGGTTGTGCAGAGGGACCTAAGAGGATTGTGGAAGATTGATATGAAGGGGAAAGTAAATGCAGCAGTGGAGACTTGTGGTGAAGGTAGCCCATCACTCCGGTGGATGAATCAGCTTATTAACTTTTCAGATCCAACCATTACAAAGAAGTTTAATGCCACAGCATGCACATGGGCATTTGGTATGAATGTTTTTGATCTGCAAGAGTGGAGGAGAAAAGACCTGACTGCTGTCTACCACAACTACTTACAATTG GGCAACAGGAGACAATTGTGGAAGATGGGTAGTTTGCCTTTGGGTCTGGTCACCTTCTACAATAGAACCGTGGCTATAGACCCAAGATGGCATATCCTTGGGCTTGGCCATGACTCGGGTGTGAGGAGGAGTGAGATTGAAAGGGCAGCAGTGATCCACTATGATGGAACCATGAAGCCATGGTTGGATATTGCAATTGCAGCGTATAAGGACTACTGGAACAAGTATCTCAATTATGATAACTCTTACTTGCAACACTGCAACATCCATGAGTAG
- the LOC122643054 gene encoding magnesium transporter MRS2-I-like isoform X1: MAQNGIIVPADHPQELTPKKKTTLVSKSWILLDCSGEGTILDVDKYTIMERVQIHARDLRILDPLLSYPSTILGREKAIVLNLEHIKAIITADEVLLQDPLDDNIIPIVQELRRRLPLSNLVHQCQGHGKEYLSGQNDEAAGEEDESPFEFRALEVALEAICSFLGARTTELETAAYPALDELTSKISSRNLDRVRKLKSSMTRLIARVQKVRDELEQLLDDDDDMADLYLSRKLDGASSPVSGSGAPDCFPANPTIGSRISRASRASAATFHGYENDVEDLEMLLEAYFMQIDGTLNKLTTLREYIDDTEDFINIQLDNHRNQLIQLELFLSTGTVCLSIYSLVAGIFGMNIPYTWNTNHPYMFKWVVVVTGIISIAVFVLIISYARYKGLIGS, translated from the exons ATGGCTCAAAATGGAATCATAGTTCCTGCAGATCATCCTCAAGAATTGACTCCGAAAAAGAAAACCACTTTAGTGTCTAAGAGTTGGATTTTATTGGATTGCAGTGGAGAAGGAACAATATTAGATGTAGATAAGTATACTATTATGGAGAGAGTTCAGATTCATGCTAGAGATCTTAGAATCCTTGACCCTCTTTTATCATATCCTTCTACCATTTTAGGTAGAGAAAAAGCCATTGTTCTCAATTTGGAG CATATCAAAGCAATAATCACTGCAGATGAG GTATTGCTCCAAGATCCACTAGATGATAATATTATACCCATTGTTCAAGAACTTAGAAGGCGATTACCTCTTTCGAATCTCGTTCACCAATGTCAAGGACATGGGAAGGAGTATCTGAGTGGGCAAAATGATGAAGCAGCTGGTGAAGAAGATG AGTCTCCATTTGAATTCAGGGCATTGGAAGTAGCGTTAGAAGCTATTTGTAGTTTTCTTGGTGCAAGAACAACAGAATTGGAAACTGCTGCTTACCCAGCTTTAGATGAGCTGACCTCCAAG ATTAGCAGCCGAAACTTGGATCGGGTACGTAAATTGAAGAGTTCAATGACAAGGTTGATTGCTCGGGTTCAAAAG GTAAGGGATGAGCTTGAACAActtcttgatgatgatgatgatatggcTGACCTATACTTATCAAGAAAATTGGATGGAGCTTCTTCACCTGTCAGTGGCTCTGGTGCACCTGATTGTTTCCCTGCAAATCCTACTATAGGATCAAGAATATCCAGAGCTAGTAGGGCAAGTGCTGCAACCTTTCATGGATATGAGAATGATGTTGAAGACCTTGAAATGTTACTTGAG GCATACTTTATGCAGATTGATGGTACATTGAACAAATTGACTACG CTTCGTGAATATATTGATGATACAGAGGATTTCATTAATATTCAG CTTGACAATCATCGAAATCAGTTGATTCAG CTGGAGCTCTTCCTAAGTACTGGAACTGTTTGTTTATCTATCTATTCTTTGGTGGCTGGAATATTTGGAATGAATATCCCATACACATGGAATACTAACCATCCATACATGTTTAAATGG GTCGTCGTCGTCACTGGAATAATTTCTATTGCTGTGTTTGTATTGATCATTTCCTACGCGCGCTACAAAGGTCTCATTGGGTCTTGA
- the LOC122643108 gene encoding glutathione reductase, chloroplastic-like isoform X2: MAASIGAQKVSFSSSTLHSLCRQIPNSLAPRSLPAISSPILIKPLKYNSHGRGFFNPYHCFTVRAESSNGAEPRHFDFDLFTIGAGSGGVRASRFAANYGASVAICELPFATISSDSTGGVGGTCVLRGCVPKKLFVYSSKHSHDFEESCGFGWKYESDPKHDWGTMMANKNAELQRLTGIYKNTLKNAGVTLIEGRGKIVDPHTVDVDGKVYTARHILISVGGRPFIPDIPGSEYVIDSDMALDLPSKPKKIAIVGGGYIAVEFAGIFNGLMSEVHIFIRQKKLLRGFDEEIRDFLAEQMSLKGIELHTEESPQAVIKAPDGSLSLKTNKGTVDGFSHVMFATGRKPNTKNLGLEAVGVKMAEGGAIEVDEYSRTTVPSIWAVGDVTDRVNLTPVALMEGGAFAKSVFGNEPTKPNYSAIPSAVFSQPPIGQVGLTEEQAVREYGDIDVFTANFRPLKATLSGLPDRIVMKLIVCAKTNKVIGLHICGEDAAEIVQGFAVAVKAGLTKADFDATVGIHPTAAEELVTMRNPTRKIRKSPPAEVGYHPDHWQMTKSNYLKKK; encoded by the exons atgGCGGCCTCAATAGGGGCTCAAAAggtttccttctcttcttcgaCCCTTCATAGCCTATGCAGACAAATACCTAATTCTCTAGCGCCCAGGTCTCTTCCTGCTATTTCCTCTCCTATCCTAATTAAACCCTTAAAGTACAACTCTCACGGGCGTGGTTTCTTCAATCCTTATCATTGTTTCACGGTTCGAGCGGAATCCAGTAACGGCGCGGAACCTCGACACTTCGATTTCGACCTGTTTACGATTGGTGCTGGGAGCGGTGGTGTACGAGCGTCTCGTTTTGCTGCTAATTACGGTGCCTCTGTTGCAATCTGCGAGCTTCCCTTTGCTACTATTTCATCCGATAGTACCGGTGGTGTTGGTGGAAC TTGTGTACTGCGGGGATGTGTTCCAAAGAAATTATTTGTGTATTCATCCAAACATTCCCATGATTTTGAAGAGAGCTGTGGCTTTGGATGGAAGTATGAATCCGACCCTAAGCATGATTGGGGCACTATGATGGCTAACAAGAATGCTGAGTTGCAGCGCCTTACTGGAATCTACAAGAACACTCTAAAAAATGCAGGGGTGACATTAATTGAAGGACGTGGAAAG ATTGTGGACCCACACACCGTTGATGTGGATGGGAAAGTATACACGGCAAGGCATATTCTGATTTCAGTTGGGGGACGGCCCTTCATTCCTGATATTCCTGGAAGTGAATATGTTATAGACTCTGATATGGCACTTGATTTGCCCTCAAAACCCAAGAAGATTGCAATTGTTGGGGGTGGGTATATAGCTGTAGAATTTGCCGGTATTTTCAATGGTTTGATGAGTGAAGTCCACATATTTATTCGGCAGAAGAAACTTTTAAGAGGCTTTGATGAGGAG ATCAGAGATTTTCTTGCTGAACAGATGTCTCTAAAAGGAATTGAGTTACATACAGAGGAATCGCCTCAGGCAGTCATAAAAGCACCAGATGGTTCACTCTCTCTAAAGACAAACAAAGGAACTGTTGATGGTTTCTCACATGTTATGTTTGCAACAGGACGTAAACCAAACACAAAG AACTTAGGACTGGAAGCAGTTGGGGTGAAAATGGCCGAGGGTGGAGCTATAGAG GTTGATGAATACTCCCGAACAACGGTTCCTTCTATTTGGGCTGTGGGTGATGTTACAGATAGAGTGAATTTGACTCCTGTTGCATTGATGGAGGGAGGTGCATTTGCAAAATCTGTGTTTGGGAATGAACCCACGAAACCCAATTATAG CGCCATACCATCTGCTGTGTTTTCTCAGCCACCTATCGGACAAGTTGGTCTTACTGAAGAACAG GCTGTCCGAGAATACGGTGACATTGATGTCTTCACAGCAAACTTCAGACCCTTGAAGGCTACTCTCTCTGGACTCCCAGACAGGATCGTCATGAAACTCATAGTCTGTGCTAAGACAAACAAAGTTATAGGGTTGCATATTTGCGGGGAAGATGCAGCAGAGATAGTTCAG GGATTTGCTGTTGCTGTGAAAgctggactgacaaaggcagacTTTGATGCGACAGTGGGTATTCATCCTACAGCTGCTGAGGAGCTTGTCACAATGAGGAATCCAACCAGGAAGATTCGAAAGAGCCCACCAGCCGAG
- the LOC122643054 gene encoding magnesium transporter MRS2-2-like isoform X2, with translation MAQNGIIVPADHPQELTPKKKTTLVSKSWILLDCSGEGTILDVDKYTIMERVQIHARDLRILDPLLSYPSTILGREKAIVLNLEHIKAIITADEVLLQDPLDDNIIPIVQELRRRLPLSNLVHQCQGHGKEYLSGQNDEAAGEEDESPFEFRALEVALEAICSFLGARTTELETAAYPALDELTSKISSRNLDRVRKLKSSMTRLIARVQKVRDELEQLLDDDDDMADLYLSRKLDGASSPVSGSGAPDCFPANPTIGSRISRASRASAATFHGYENDVEDLEMLLELREYIDDTEDFINIQLDNHRNQLIQLELFLSTGTVCLSIYSLVAGIFGMNIPYTWNTNHPYMFKWVVVVTGIISIAVFVLIISYARYKGLIGS, from the exons ATGGCTCAAAATGGAATCATAGTTCCTGCAGATCATCCTCAAGAATTGACTCCGAAAAAGAAAACCACTTTAGTGTCTAAGAGTTGGATTTTATTGGATTGCAGTGGAGAAGGAACAATATTAGATGTAGATAAGTATACTATTATGGAGAGAGTTCAGATTCATGCTAGAGATCTTAGAATCCTTGACCCTCTTTTATCATATCCTTCTACCATTTTAGGTAGAGAAAAAGCCATTGTTCTCAATTTGGAG CATATCAAAGCAATAATCACTGCAGATGAG GTATTGCTCCAAGATCCACTAGATGATAATATTATACCCATTGTTCAAGAACTTAGAAGGCGATTACCTCTTTCGAATCTCGTTCACCAATGTCAAGGACATGGGAAGGAGTATCTGAGTGGGCAAAATGATGAAGCAGCTGGTGAAGAAGATG AGTCTCCATTTGAATTCAGGGCATTGGAAGTAGCGTTAGAAGCTATTTGTAGTTTTCTTGGTGCAAGAACAACAGAATTGGAAACTGCTGCTTACCCAGCTTTAGATGAGCTGACCTCCAAG ATTAGCAGCCGAAACTTGGATCGGGTACGTAAATTGAAGAGTTCAATGACAAGGTTGATTGCTCGGGTTCAAAAG GTAAGGGATGAGCTTGAACAActtcttgatgatgatgatgatatggcTGACCTATACTTATCAAGAAAATTGGATGGAGCTTCTTCACCTGTCAGTGGCTCTGGTGCACCTGATTGTTTCCCTGCAAATCCTACTATAGGATCAAGAATATCCAGAGCTAGTAGGGCAAGTGCTGCAACCTTTCATGGATATGAGAATGATGTTGAAGACCTTGAAATGTTACTTGAG CTTCGTGAATATATTGATGATACAGAGGATTTCATTAATATTCAG CTTGACAATCATCGAAATCAGTTGATTCAG CTGGAGCTCTTCCTAAGTACTGGAACTGTTTGTTTATCTATCTATTCTTTGGTGGCTGGAATATTTGGAATGAATATCCCATACACATGGAATACTAACCATCCATACATGTTTAAATGG GTCGTCGTCGTCACTGGAATAATTTCTATTGCTGTGTTTGTATTGATCATTTCCTACGCGCGCTACAAAGGTCTCATTGGGTCTTGA